A stretch of the Enoplosus armatus isolate fEnoArm2 chromosome 13, fEnoArm2.hap1, whole genome shotgun sequence genome encodes the following:
- the tmem88a gene encoding transmembrane protein 88a: protein MSLSRNGTLEKTVSEQAHSERGSPSRAGSGVVVPPPYSLGGSEAVDTPLELRGSLDCWACSVLVTAQNLIIALINAGLASIVFGTILTPALTMIIFGFLCHSTVQPHGTSLYCSDLLDDGGCVALLVVGFLLLTPLLVLALAAYCRLARHLQLGMCFIPYSRAVYKNLPASRHRGGAAGGCCGQQGASEREGKGSVWV, encoded by the exons ATGAGTCTGTCACGGAACGGGACGCTGGAGAAGACAGTATCTGAGCAGGCCCACTCTGAGCGGGGCTCCCCCTCCAGAGCCGGGTCAGGGGTCGTAGTGCCGCCACCATACTCCCTGGGAGGCAGCGAAGCTGTCGACACCCCCCTGGAGTTGAGGGGCTCCCTGGACTGCTGGGCATGCTCTGTGCTGGTCACTGCACAGAATCTGATCATAGCCCTGATCAACGCCGGGCTGGCCAGCATCGTGTTCGGCACCATCCTCACCCCTGCTCTGACCATGATCATATTCGGCTTCCTCTGCCACTCCACG GTGCAGCCCCATGGGACATCTCTGTATTGCTCAGACCTGCTGGATGATGGCGGCTGCGTGGCTCTGCTGGTTGTGGGATTTCTGCTGCTCACCCCTCTGCTGGTCCTGGCACTCGCTGCCTACTGCCGTCTGGCCCGACACCTCCAGCTGGGCATGTGTTTCATTCCCTACAGCCGCGCCGTCTACAAGAACCTGCCCGCCTCACGCCACCGGGGGGGTGCGGCAGGTGGCTGCTGTGGCCAGCAGGGAGCttcagagagggaggggaagggcAGCGTATGGGTGTAG
- the kdm6bb gene encoding lysine (K)-specific demethylase 6B, b, translated as MYHPAELYSGRNTWGSYPAGGPNRGQWAPVNSRPWSHTQRCQEGRNQSHHPASSRLYNRGERTVNHVQDKGISKGHRQPLRLWDGKERQFEAQNWHHNSTRSFHNRAGTNNTYLTGPGERYGNWDNNVSNSAHAGPRLHRNNRELQSPPERWAPSDCHRSFPGRIINNKPGPWKRPAPHQRRDQLHQHSPPQHPLSSREECPAKRRRDSGPNQSSHPGSRHLPLLVHALSPPRHHRCNQDDWKPFNDRGGPCHYSDHRTSTTQQQETSKLRTGGHGFSNSNLTALNQSCGSRPPHHGSRGKVDRKISSSPADHTRVPYSHQNHNYHYQRHTGHPRALQHNPPLHPLEEKDSRSHYHKQSTEPQRTQRGNSRDPALSKSAGADSPLYSSLCSPKDGGSTASSPHAPSSPSSYTVTSGRKDPLNIHQCSPGLNGQQKLQGSPNHAPRPSLTSTMSLISHAGPKSRFSDVKHRKASQALCLRQCPLSRSRANKSEKELEEHKKPDKLVKKERKGEERKRRKKKEEKRLAERKKKRDKAAKKERKLGLKTKVTEKEMFTSISTSNSSGEAKMSKMETTTLSPENQGQLPPKHKHRVRSERAERTHRPSTNTPHPSCTSPQPSSKSKNHKIPKKNRSPPKLPVKEQLISFRPRNTSPNQTRARPKAKPDDTLPSLLFKALAPLSTACSISLDPPIHGKEGGQGGVLNAPDLQPVAVMGSLREMGDNLANTPPVLSWQGSPVSALGEDEEELEKGVIRRPVLQPSPTQCFSPPPVDSESIDDMNKEPCEGTLADYADNGIPELSDLPCTTEQIAEEEKEEEVDSSGETSGSLLRELRHHKTDLDDVFKSLATFLGGQRVACRGGPFGGPTAGTTRGVKYSSSLALGPEIHCHEDQDFLPKSDPTAASKPNNESPTHTTSDSLLKSHSLDALVQEKKEEIENDIREKQEGKAMEILTERTESSLLDGSLSAKLRLTTTHTASFTSLITVSTKEERGHSKETECIGTNRKRKQKAKDGGREGEIKIKIKTEESSVICPKNKAKEIRDLEKRDVSSSVLVISGKSSRPLKDITKGQSPQENQTSHGKDIQREKVDTGNAEVKIITEKKEDIGALEHKINSAAGNTSTKTSSSASTVTISTSKLCVSTPASKPPCSLAPVDPLKLKALSMGLSKELKILLIKVESAGRQTFNISEVEEQRIPLSKTSIKNTAAEVIKACKGTRLKGQFKESYLLPAFSVKPSIAIKTPIPREKLNPPTPSIYLESKRDAFSPVLLQFCTDPKNAVTVIRGLAGSLRLNLGLFSTKSLVEANAEHAVEVRTQVQQPADENWDPSGSAQAWPCESSRSHTTIAKYAQYQASSFQESLQEEKESENEEEGEQASDPSANTKANSAPVFSEALPVNAADTPSSEQKTAGKIIKFGTNIDLSDPKRWKPQLQELLKLPAFMRVESSNNMLSHVGHTILGMNTVQLYMKVPGSRTPGHQENNNFCSVNINIGPGDCEWFAVHEHYWESINKFCEKHGVDYLTGSWWPVLEDLYSSNIPVYRFIQRPGDLVWINAGTVHWVQAVGWCNNIAWNVGPLNSYQYQLALERFEWNEVKKVKSIVPMIHVSWNVARTIKINDQDTFKMIKHCLMQSIKHIQILRDQLVAVGKKICYQSRVKDEPAYYCNECDVEVFDLLFVTSENSTKKSYVVHCEDCARAKSPSLAGVVVLEQYRIEELMKTYDSFMLAPSPISK; from the exons ATGTATCACCCAGCAGAGCTGTACTCTGGCCGTAACACATGGGGCTCCTATCCAGCTGGAGGACCTAACAGAGGACAATGGGCTCCTGTCAACAGTCGCCCCTGGAGCCACACTCAGAG ATGCCAAGAAGGGCGAAATCAGTCACATCATCCAGCATCAAGTCGTCTTTATAATAG GGGGGAGAGAACAGTCAACCATGTCCAGGACAAGGGCATCTCTAAGGGACACAGACAGCCTCTACGCCTCTGGGATGGTAAAGAGCGGCAGTTTGAGGCCCAGAACTGGCATCACAACTCCACACGCTCATTCCACAACCGTGCTGGCACCAACAACACTTATCTAACAGGACCAGGAGAGCGCTACGGAAACTGGGACAACAATGTCAGCAACTCTGCG CATGCGGGTCCGCGCCTGCATCGCAACAACAGAGAACTCCAGTCGCCACCAGAGAGATGGGCCCCCTCAGACTGCCACAGGAGCTTTCCAGGCAGAATCATAAACAACAAACCAGGACCCTGGAAACGGCCAGCCCCCCACCAGCGGCGAGACCAACTACACCAGCACAGTCCTCCACAGCACCCTTTATCCTCTAGGGAAGAGTGTCCCGCCAAGAGGAGAAGGGACTCTGGCCCTAACCAA TCATCTCATCCAGGATCAAGGCATTTACCTTTACTTGTCCATGCCCTGTCACCACCTCGCCACCACCGCTGCAACCAAGATGACTGGAAGCCTTTTAATGATAGGGGGGGTCCTTGCCACTACTCTGACCACAGGACctcaacaacacagcaacag GAAACCTCTAAACTGCGAACTGGAGGACATGGCTTCAGTAACAGTAACCTAACAGCTCTAAACCAGAGTTGTGGCAGCAGACCACCACATCatggaagcagagggaaggTCGACCGGAAAATCTCGTCTTCACCAGCAGACCACACCCGTGTGCCTTACAGCCACCAAAACCATAATTACCACTATCAACGGCACACAGGCCACCCCAGAGCCCTACAGCACAACCCACCGCTACACCCTCTTGAGGAAAAGGACTCACGGAGCCATTACCACAAACAAAGCACA GAACCTCAGCGCACTCAAAGGGGCAATTCAAGGGATCCAGCCCTCTCCAAGTCTGCTGGTGCAGACTCTCCTCTCTATTCATCCCTCTGCAGTCCTAAAGATGGAGGTTCTACTGCCAGCAGTCCACATGCTCCTTCCAGTCCGTCTTCATACACGGTCACTAGTGGCAGAAAAGACCCATTAAACATTCATCAGTGTAGTCCTGGCCTCAATGGGCAGCAGAAACTCCAGGGAAGCCCTAATCACGCCCCAAGACCTAGCCTGACATCTACCATGTCTCTTATATCTCACGCTGGTCCAAAATCCAGGTTTTCAGatgtcaaacacagaaaggCCTCGCAGGCCCTCTGCTTACGGCAGTGCCCCCTCAGCAGATCAAGAGCAAACAAGTCCGAGAAGGAGCTGGAAGAACACAAAAAACCTGATAAGCTggtgaaaaaggagagaaagggtgaagagagaaaaaggcggaagaaaaaagaagaaaaaaggttggccgagagaaaaaagaagagggatAAAGCAgcaaagaaggaaaggaagttaggcttgaaaacaaaagtcacagaaaaggaaatgtttACTTCCATCTCTACTTCCAACTCTTCAGGAGAGGCCAAAATGAGTAAAATGGAGACTACAACTCTGTCCCCGGAGAACCAAGGCCAGCTAccacccaaacacaagcacagggTGAGGAGTGAACGAGCAGAGAGAACACACAGGCCATCCACAAATACTCCTCATCCCAGCTGCACTTCACCACAGCCATCCTCAAAAtctaaaaatcacaaaataccCAAGAAGAACAGAAGTCCCCCAAAACTCCCTGTGAAGGAACAACTAATATCGTTTCGTCCCAGGAACACCAGCCCCAACCAGACCAGAGCCAGACCAAAAGCAAAGCCAGATGATACACTTCCCTCCCTTTTATTTAAAGCCTTAGCACCTCTCAGTACAGCATGTTCTATTAGCTTAGACCCGCCCATCCATGGCAAAGAAGGTGGGCAGGGAGGGGTTCTCAATGCCCCAGACCTACAGCCTGTGGCCGTAATGGGAAGTTTGAGAGAAATGGGAGACAACCTTGCGAATACTCCTCCTGTCCTCAGTTGGCAGGGCTCTCCAGTATCAGCTCTGggggaagatgaggaggagctAGAAAAGGGAGTGATAAGAAGGCCTGTCCTCCAGCCCAGCCCCACCCAgtgcttttctcctcctcctgttgacAGTGAGAGCATTGATGATATGAATAAGGAGCCTTGTGAAGGTACACTGGCTGATTATGCCGACAATGGCATTCCTGAACTCAGTGATCTACCTTGTACAACTGAACAGATtgctgaggaagaaaaggaagaagaggtggACAGCAGTGGGGAAACTTCTGGCTCTCTTCTTCGTGAGCTTCGCCACCATAAAACAGATTTGGATGATGTCTTCAAGAGCCTGGCCACCTTTCTTGGAGGCCAGAGGGTCGCATGTCGAGGCGGCCCATTCGGGGGGCCTACTGCTGGCACCACTAGAGGAGTGAAGTACTCCTCTTCTCTTGCATTGGGGCCTGAGATCCATTGTCATGAGGATCAGGATTTCCTCCCCAAATCAGATCCAACAGCAGCCTCCAAACCCAATAATGAATCACCAACTCACACTACCTCAGATTCACTTCTGAAATCCCACAGTCTGGACGCCCTGGtgcaggagaagaaggaagaaataGAGAATGACataagagagaaacaagagggTAAGGCCATGGAGATCCTCACTGAGAGGACAGAGTCATCCCTTTTGGACGGGTCGCTGAGTGCAAAGCTGAGACTGACCACAACACATACAGCCTCTTTCACCAGCCTCATTACTGTCTCTACcaaggaagagagaggacacaGCAAGGAGACAGAATGCATAGGCACAAAccgaaaaagaaaacaaaaggctaaggatggaggaagagaaggagagatcAAGATTAAGATAAAGACTGAAGAAAGCAGTGTCATCTGTcctaaaaacaaagcaaaagaaataaGGGATTTGGAAAAAAGGGATGTTTCATCCTCAGTGCTCGTCATCTCTGGGAAGTCATCCAGACCTCTCAAAGATATTACTAAGGGCCAGAGTCCTCAGGAAAATCAAACCTCACATGGCAAAGACAtccagagagaaaaagtggaCACTGGGAATGCTGAGGTGAAGATAATaacagagaagaaggaagacaTTGGTGCGTTAGAACATAAGATTAACTCAGCAGCTGGAAACACAAGTACCAAGACCTCAAGCTCAGCGTCAACTGTAACAATCAGTACATCCAAATTATGTGTGTCCACACCTGCAAGTAAACCTCCCTGCTCATTAGCTCCTGTCGACCCATTGAAACTGAAAGCGTTGTCCATGGGTTTGTCTAAGGAGCTAAAGATCCTCTTGATTAAGGTGGAGAGCGCTGGAAGacaaacattcaacatttcagaggtggaggagcagagaaTCCCACTTTCCAAGACCAGCATCAAAAACACGGCCGCTGAAGTGATCAAAGCTTGCAA GGGGACGAGGTTGAAGGGGCAATTCAAGGAATCGTACCTGCTTCCCGCCTTTTCTGTTAAACCTAGCATTGCCATCAAGACCCCCATTCCTCGAGAAAAGCTTAACCCTCCAACACCAAGCATCTAT TTGGAGAGCAAGAGGGACGCCTTCTCTCCGGTTCTGCTTCAGTTCTGCACTGATCCCAAAAACGCTGTTACTGTCATCAGAGGCCTTGCTGGCTCCCTCCGCCTTA ACCTCGGTCTGTTCTCCACCAAATCTCTAGTGGAGGCCAACGCGGAGCATGCAGTGGAAGTGAGGACTCAGGTTCAGCAGCCCGCTGATGAGAACTGGGATCCCAGTGGATCGGCACAGGCGTGGCCCTGCGAGAGCAGCCGCTCACACACCACCATCGCCAAATATGCCCAGTACCAGGCCTCAAGCTTCCAGGAGAGCCTGCAG gaggagaaggagagtgagaatgaagaggaaggagaacaGGCCTCAGACCCATCAGCCAACACAAAAGCCAATTCTGCTCCTGTCTTCAGCGAAGCCCTACCTGTTAATGCCGCCGACACACCCAG CTCAGAgcagaaaacagctggaaagATCATTAAATTCGGCACCAACATTGATCTCTCGGACCCTAAAAG GTGGAAGCcccagctgcaggagctgctcaAGCTGCCAGCTTTCATGCGTGTGGAATCCAGCAATAACATGCTCAGTCACGTCGGTCACACCATCCTGGGCATGAACACGGTCCAGCTCTACATGAAGGTGCCAGGCAGCCGCACGccag GTCATCAAGAGAACAACAATTTCTGCTCGGTCAACATCAACATTGGGCCCGGCGACTGTGAATGGTTTGCTGTCCACGAGCACTACTGGGAGTCTATCAACAAATTCTGTGAGAA GCATGGAGTAGACTACCTTACAGGGTCCTGGTGGCCAGTCCTGGAAGACCTCTACAGCTCCAACATTCCTGTGTACCGCTTCATTCAGAGGCCAGGAGACCTGGTGTGGATTAATGCAGGGACTGTACACTGGGTCCAGGCGGTGGGCTGGTGCAACAACATCGCCTGGAACGTGGGACCGCTCAACT CGTACCAATATCAGCTCGCCCTGGAGCGCTTTGAGTGGAACGAGGTGAAGAAGGTTAAGTCCATCGTTCCCATGATCCACGTTTCCTGGAATGTGGCTCGCACCATCAAGATCAACGACCAGGACACCTTCAAGATGATCAA ACACTGCCTGATGCAGTCCATCAAGCACATCCAGATTCTGAGAGACCAGCTGGTTGCTGTGGGGAAGAAGATCTGTTACCAGAGTCGTGTGAAGGACGAGCCGGCCTACTACTGCAATGAGTGTGAC GTGGAGGTGTTCGACCTGCTGTTTGTGACCAGTGAGAACAGCACTAAGAAGAGCTACGTGGTGCACTGTGAGGACTGCGCCCGAGCTAAGAGCCCATCGCTGGCGGGAGTCGTGGTGCTGGAACAGTATCGGATAGAGGAGCTGATGAAAACCTACGATAGCTTCATGCTG GCTCCATCACCCATTTCAAAGTGA
- the LOC139295502 gene encoding endonuclease domain-containing 1 protein, protein MNALTPLVLALLKIIFLPLMSATVVQDFNHVERCKDSLYMGTPPRGISDTKLRKICQRYADKPRFVTLYDPQKRIPVYSAYTFKKTEGDRRVDYPWMYEPQLAEVDGNGNMLPFPTGYLHMKFEDSQAVLDDYSDVVLYERGHLNPDQHQSTPHDRAATYTLTNVVPEIREFNIGPWREYEERIRVRLNNFCRGTAYIVTGVTTRGNMIRRNNQDRVAIPEDIWSAYCCTDYDRNAPHDVRIRFPSYAAFAKNAKEGNSVHELSVQELEILLKNNMDVDQNLQIFYDNCISPSPLPLYLQHTI, encoded by the exons ATGAACGCGCTAACACCTTTAGTTCTTGCTCttttgaaaatcatttttttgcCTCTAATGTCAGCAACCGTTGTTCAAGATTTTAACCACGTGGAGAGATGCAAGGACTCCCTGTACATGGGGACACCGCCGCGGGGGATCTCCGACACCAAGCTGAGGAAGATCTGCCAACGTTACGCAGACAAACCCCGTTTTGTGACCCTGTACGACCCCCAAAAGCGGATTCCGGTTTACTCAGCTTACACCTTcaagaagacagagggagacagacgtGTGGACTACCCTTGGATGTATGAGCCACAG CTGGCAGAAGTCGATGGGAATGGAAACATGCTGCCCTTCCCCACTGGTTACCTGCACATGAAGTTTGAGGACAGCCAGGCAGTCCTGGACGACTACTCTGACGTGGTCCTGTATGAGAGGGGTCACCTGAACCCAGACCAGCACCAGTCCACCCCGCACGACCGAGCAGCCACTTACACGCTGACCAACGTGGTCCCAGAGATACGCGAGTTCAACATTGGGCCTTGGCGCGAGTACGAGGAGCGGATCCGGGTGCGCCTGAACAACTTCTGCCGTGGCACGGCCTACATCGTCACCGGGGTGACCACCAGGGGCAACATGATCCGTCGGAACAACCAGGACCGCGTCGCCATCCCCGAAGACATATGGTCCGCCTACTGCTGCACCGACTACGACCGCAACGCACCGCACGACGTCCGCATCCGCTTCCCATCCTACGCGGCTTTCGCCAAAAACGCCAAAGAGGGCAACAGCGTTCATGAGTTGTCGGTCCAGGAACTCGAGATCCTCCTGAAAAATAATATGGATGTTGACCAGAACCTTCAGATCTTCTATGACAACtgcatctctccctcacccctccctctctacctccaGCATACTATCTGA